From the genome of Mixophyes fleayi isolate aMixFle1 chromosome 2, aMixFle1.hap1, whole genome shotgun sequence, one region includes:
- the MAEL gene encoding protein maelstrom homolog isoform X2, whose amino-acid sequence MPNKKSSRNAYFFFVLDMIPVLRQRGHQVSGVREAIPLCSADWALLTAHERESYSEKAKAWRSREPDPPSPQADLGHFGHGKEQQREASREAVRRPEQAHKRIEGMDKNVIYVINVFSHGEMPSLCDQRFVPCEVGCVRYSLQSGIMNSFHDFIDPGELPFGFRYHCQAGSAATHQIPVSGFELANKDYHNLFRSLCEFVCPAPALWTPVYCKNNDIYRVKWCLQWLADKAGIKNDFQLLDIESLIIAFYKNKLEEEPSRSSVHRLLDVVHWDYANNTRCKWHEDNDMWCCALASCRKITYCISKALASVYDVVLTPAHLPNLQPEGNQASGNAKTIVLDAKRYQKNMDHQRLSDRFTSAGSEHESSTSRMGGLTPNPPSKGRGRGILRLLEEFPASFTTNE is encoded by the exons ATGCCGAACAAGAAGTCCTCCCGCAACGCCTATTTCTTCTTCGTGCTGGACATGATTCCAGTGCTGCGGCAGCGGGGGCACCAGGTGTCCGGGGTGAGAGAGGCCATCCCGCTGTGCTCCGCGGACTGGGCG TTGTTGACGGCTCATGAGAGGGAGTCCTATTCTGAAAAGGCTAAAGCATGGAGGAGCCGTGAGCCGGATCCGCCAAGTCCCCAAGCTGATCTTGGACATTTTGGGCATGGAAAG GAGCAGCAGAGAGAGGCGTCCAGAGAAGCGGTGAGACGTCCAGAACAGGCACATAAGAGGATTGAAG GCATGGATAAGAATGTCATTTACGTCATCAACGTGTTCAGCCACGGGGAGATGCCCAGTTTGTGCGACCAGCGGTTCGTTCCCTGTGAGGTTGGCTGTGTGCGCTACTCTCTGCAAAGCGGCATCATGAACTCTTTCCACGACTTTATCGATCCTG GAGAGCTGCCGTTCGGCTTCCGCTATCACTGCCAGGCAGGAA GTGCCGCCACACACCAGATCCCGGTGTCTGGATTCGAGCTGGCGAACAAGGATTATCACAACCTGTTCCGTTCCCTCTGCGAATTTGTCTGTCCCGCTCCTGCTTTGTGGACACCAGTGTATTGTAAG AACAATGATATATACAGAGTAAAATGGTGTCTCCAGTGGCTGGCGGACAAAGCTG GAATAAAAAATGATTTTCAGTTGCTGGATATAGAGAGTTTAATCATCGCATTCTACAAAAACAAACTGGAGGAGGAGCCTTCCAGATCCAGCGTCCATCGCCTCCTCGATGTCGTTCACTGGGATTACGCCAACAACACCAG GTGCAAGTGGCACGAGGACAACGACATGTGGTGCTGTGCGCTTGCCAGCTGCAGGAAAATAAC TTACTGTATCAGCAAAGCTCTGGCCTCTGTGTATGACGTAGTCCTTACACCGGCTCACTTACCCAACCTCCAGCCCGAAGGCAACCAGGCGTCCGGCAACGCAAAGACCATCGTCCTTGATGCCAAAAGATATCAG AAAAATATGGATCATCAACGTCTGAGTGACCGTTTCACTTCTGCAGGTTCAGAACATG AGAGCAGTACTTCAAGGATGGGCGGACTGACTCCAAATCCTCCCTCCAAGGGCCGTGGAAGAGGAATACTCAGATTGTTGGAGGAGTTTCCTGCTTCCTTCACTACCAATGAATGA
- the MAEL gene encoding protein maelstrom homolog isoform X3: MPNKKSSRNAYFFFVLDMIPVLRQRGHQVSGVREAIPLCSADWALLTAHERESYSEKAKAWRSREPDPPSPQADLGHFGHGKKMPQRVSEILEQQREASREAVRRPEQAHKRIEGMDKNVIYVINVFSHGEMPSLCDQRFVPCEVGCVRYSLQSGIMNSFHDFIDPGELPFGFRYHCQAGSAATHQIPVSGFELANKDYHNLFRSLCEFVCPAPALWTPVYCKNNDIYRVKWCLQWLADKAGIKNDFQLLDIESLIIAFYKNKLEEEPSRSSVHRLLDVVHWDYANNTRCKWHEDNDMWCCALASCRKITYCISKALASVYDVVLTPAHLPNLQPEGNQASGNAKTIVLDAKRYQRAVLQGWAD; encoded by the exons ATGCCGAACAAGAAGTCCTCCCGCAACGCCTATTTCTTCTTCGTGCTGGACATGATTCCAGTGCTGCGGCAGCGGGGGCACCAGGTGTCCGGGGTGAGAGAGGCCATCCCGCTGTGCTCCGCGGACTGGGCG TTGTTGACGGCTCATGAGAGGGAGTCCTATTCTGAAAAGGCTAAAGCATGGAGGAGCCGTGAGCCGGATCCGCCAAGTCCCCAAGCTGATCTTGGACATTTTGGGCATGGAAAG AAAATGCCACAACGAGTCTCTGAAATATTG GAGCAGCAGAGAGAGGCGTCCAGAGAAGCGGTGAGACGTCCAGAACAGGCACATAAGAGGATTGAAG GCATGGATAAGAATGTCATTTACGTCATCAACGTGTTCAGCCACGGGGAGATGCCCAGTTTGTGCGACCAGCGGTTCGTTCCCTGTGAGGTTGGCTGTGTGCGCTACTCTCTGCAAAGCGGCATCATGAACTCTTTCCACGACTTTATCGATCCTG GAGAGCTGCCGTTCGGCTTCCGCTATCACTGCCAGGCAGGAA GTGCCGCCACACACCAGATCCCGGTGTCTGGATTCGAGCTGGCGAACAAGGATTATCACAACCTGTTCCGTTCCCTCTGCGAATTTGTCTGTCCCGCTCCTGCTTTGTGGACACCAGTGTATTGTAAG AACAATGATATATACAGAGTAAAATGGTGTCTCCAGTGGCTGGCGGACAAAGCTG GAATAAAAAATGATTTTCAGTTGCTGGATATAGAGAGTTTAATCATCGCATTCTACAAAAACAAACTGGAGGAGGAGCCTTCCAGATCCAGCGTCCATCGCCTCCTCGATGTCGTTCACTGGGATTACGCCAACAACACCAG GTGCAAGTGGCACGAGGACAACGACATGTGGTGCTGTGCGCTTGCCAGCTGCAGGAAAATAAC TTACTGTATCAGCAAAGCTCTGGCCTCTGTGTATGACGTAGTCCTTACACCGGCTCACTTACCCAACCTCCAGCCCGAAGGCAACCAGGCGTCCGGCAACGCAAAGACCATCGTCCTTGATGCCAAAAGATATCAG AGAGCAGTACTTCAAGGATGGGCGGACTGA
- the MAEL gene encoding protein maelstrom homolog isoform X1, with protein sequence MPNKKSSRNAYFFFVLDMIPVLRQRGHQVSGVREAIPLCSADWALLTAHERESYSEKAKAWRSREPDPPSPQADLGHFGHGKKMPQRVSEILEQQREASREAVRRPEQAHKRIEGMDKNVIYVINVFSHGEMPSLCDQRFVPCEVGCVRYSLQSGIMNSFHDFIDPGELPFGFRYHCQAGSAATHQIPVSGFELANKDYHNLFRSLCEFVCPAPALWTPVYCKNNDIYRVKWCLQWLADKAGIKNDFQLLDIESLIIAFYKNKLEEEPSRSSVHRLLDVVHWDYANNTRCKWHEDNDMWCCALASCRKITYCISKALASVYDVVLTPAHLPNLQPEGNQASGNAKTIVLDAKRYQKNMDHQRLSDRFTSAGSEHESSTSRMGGLTPNPPSKGRGRGILRLLEEFPASFTTNE encoded by the exons ATGCCGAACAAGAAGTCCTCCCGCAACGCCTATTTCTTCTTCGTGCTGGACATGATTCCAGTGCTGCGGCAGCGGGGGCACCAGGTGTCCGGGGTGAGAGAGGCCATCCCGCTGTGCTCCGCGGACTGGGCG TTGTTGACGGCTCATGAGAGGGAGTCCTATTCTGAAAAGGCTAAAGCATGGAGGAGCCGTGAGCCGGATCCGCCAAGTCCCCAAGCTGATCTTGGACATTTTGGGCATGGAAAG AAAATGCCACAACGAGTCTCTGAAATATTG GAGCAGCAGAGAGAGGCGTCCAGAGAAGCGGTGAGACGTCCAGAACAGGCACATAAGAGGATTGAAG GCATGGATAAGAATGTCATTTACGTCATCAACGTGTTCAGCCACGGGGAGATGCCCAGTTTGTGCGACCAGCGGTTCGTTCCCTGTGAGGTTGGCTGTGTGCGCTACTCTCTGCAAAGCGGCATCATGAACTCTTTCCACGACTTTATCGATCCTG GAGAGCTGCCGTTCGGCTTCCGCTATCACTGCCAGGCAGGAA GTGCCGCCACACACCAGATCCCGGTGTCTGGATTCGAGCTGGCGAACAAGGATTATCACAACCTGTTCCGTTCCCTCTGCGAATTTGTCTGTCCCGCTCCTGCTTTGTGGACACCAGTGTATTGTAAG AACAATGATATATACAGAGTAAAATGGTGTCTCCAGTGGCTGGCGGACAAAGCTG GAATAAAAAATGATTTTCAGTTGCTGGATATAGAGAGTTTAATCATCGCATTCTACAAAAACAAACTGGAGGAGGAGCCTTCCAGATCCAGCGTCCATCGCCTCCTCGATGTCGTTCACTGGGATTACGCCAACAACACCAG GTGCAAGTGGCACGAGGACAACGACATGTGGTGCTGTGCGCTTGCCAGCTGCAGGAAAATAAC TTACTGTATCAGCAAAGCTCTGGCCTCTGTGTATGACGTAGTCCTTACACCGGCTCACTTACCCAACCTCCAGCCCGAAGGCAACCAGGCGTCCGGCAACGCAAAGACCATCGTCCTTGATGCCAAAAGATATCAG AAAAATATGGATCATCAACGTCTGAGTGACCGTTTCACTTCTGCAGGTTCAGAACATG AGAGCAGTACTTCAAGGATGGGCGGACTGACTCCAAATCCTCCCTCCAAGGGCCGTGGAAGAGGAATACTCAGATTGTTGGAGGAGTTTCCTGCTTCCTTCACTACCAATGAATGA